A genome region from Streptomyces antimycoticus includes the following:
- a CDS encoding transglycosylase family protein, with protein MAVRGSHRRPASPSRVSPLCAALTAGGVGIVLPFLGTGPAHAASAGTWDRVAKCESGGNWHINTGNGYYGGLQFSQHTWAAFGGTAYAPRADLASKAQQITVAEVVLRKQGPGAWPVCSVRGRLSRSGPPAEVASRSTEHRAKHPAKPAKKSAKSAAKSRARQHTARRAASGSYAVVRGDTLSRIATRASVSGGWKALYHANRGTIGPNPHLIHPGQRLALPSGARHQRKAAPRHRASAISSHTVVRKTAARPHTAPVSGTVSAAYGIRGARWASGHHTGVDFAVPIGTSVRAAAPGTVVAAGWGGAFGYQVIIRHADGLYTHYAHLSALTVRTGQSVEAGRRIARSGDTGNATGPHLHFEVRTGPHYGSDLDPLAYLRSNGVGV; from the coding sequence ATGGCCGTACGAGGAAGTCACCGACGCCCCGCATCGCCCAGCCGGGTCTCCCCGCTGTGCGCGGCCCTCACCGCCGGCGGTGTCGGCATCGTCCTGCCGTTCCTCGGCACCGGCCCCGCCCATGCGGCCTCGGCCGGCACCTGGGACCGGGTCGCCAAGTGCGAGAGCGGCGGCAACTGGCACATCAACACCGGCAACGGCTACTACGGCGGACTGCAGTTCTCCCAGCACACCTGGGCGGCGTTCGGCGGGACCGCCTACGCCCCGCGGGCCGATCTGGCGTCCAAGGCCCAGCAGATCACCGTGGCGGAGGTGGTCCTGCGCAAACAGGGCCCGGGCGCGTGGCCGGTCTGCTCCGTCCGCGGTCGGCTGAGCCGGTCCGGGCCGCCCGCCGAGGTGGCGAGCCGAAGCACCGAACACCGTGCCAAGCACCCGGCAAAGCCCGCCAAGAAGTCGGCCAAGTCCGCCGCGAAGTCCCGGGCCCGCCAGCACACCGCCCGGCGCGCGGCGTCCGGCTCCTACGCGGTCGTCCGCGGCGACACGCTGTCCCGCATCGCCACGCGTGCCTCGGTCAGCGGTGGCTGGAAGGCGCTGTACCACGCCAACCGTGGGACCATCGGCCCCAACCCCCATCTGATCCACCCGGGACAGCGGCTCGCCCTGCCCTCGGGCGCCCGGCACCAGCGCAAGGCGGCGCCCCGCCACCGCGCCTCGGCCATCTCGAGCCACACGGTGGTCCGCAAGACGGCCGCCCGCCCGCATACGGCCCCGGTCAGCGGGACGGTCAGCGCGGCGTACGGTATCCGCGGCGCGCGGTGGGCGAGCGGCCATCACACCGGCGTGGACTTCGCGGTCCCCATCGGCACCTCCGTGCGCGCGGCCGCCCCGGGCACCGTGGTGGCGGCGGGGTGGGGCGGCGCCTTCGGCTACCAGGTGATCATCCGCCACGCCGACGGCCTCTACACCCACTACGCGCATCTGTCGGCGCTGACGGTCCGCACCGGGCAGTCCGTCGAGGCGGGCCGCCGGATCGCCCGGTCCGGCGATACCGGGAACGCCACCGGACCGCATCTCCACTTCGAGGTCCGCACCGGTCCGCACTACGGGTCCGACCTCGACCCGCTCGCCTATCTGCGCTCCAACGGCGTCGGCGTCTGA
- a CDS encoding MOSC domain-containing protein has product MATVVELTSYPVKGCAGVPVSDALLTEAGLRHDRSFMVIGEDGECRTQRRDPRLAVIRPAIDLDGTRLTLSAPGEGEVAIDIDTTSTRREVKVFHNPFLGIDQGDDAATWLSQALGAPSRLVRVPPEHDRVTEGWIPGTCGYADSGAVHLVSRASLDGLNRRIAEAGGAALPMNRFRPGIVLGGWDEPHREDRIRRIAIGGAELGFAKLTGRCVVTTVDQSKGVKAGPEPLRTLAGYRRGPDGATLFGCQFSVTRAGKLAVGDEVDVIEWDGPPPGE; this is encoded by the coding sequence GTGGCGACCGTTGTCGAGCTGACCTCCTATCCCGTCAAGGGATGCGCTGGTGTTCCCGTATCCGATGCGCTGCTGACGGAGGCGGGTCTGCGACACGACCGCAGCTTCATGGTCATCGGCGAGGACGGAGAGTGCCGCACCCAGCGGCGCGACCCCCGGCTCGCCGTCATCCGCCCCGCCATCGACCTGGACGGCACCCGGCTCACCCTGTCGGCACCCGGCGAGGGGGAGGTGGCCATCGACATCGACACCACCTCCACCCGGCGCGAGGTCAAGGTGTTCCACAACCCCTTCCTCGGGATCGACCAGGGCGATGACGCCGCCACGTGGCTATCGCAGGCGCTGGGCGCGCCGAGCAGGTTGGTGCGGGTGCCGCCGGAGCACGACCGGGTGACCGAAGGCTGGATCCCCGGCACCTGCGGCTACGCCGACAGCGGCGCCGTGCACCTCGTCTCCCGGGCCAGCCTGGACGGGCTGAACCGGCGAATCGCCGAGGCGGGCGGCGCCGCGCTGCCGATGAACCGCTTCCGCCCCGGCATTGTGCTCGGCGGATGGGACGAACCCCACCGGGAGGACCGGATCCGCCGGATCGCCATCGGCGGCGCCGAGCTGGGCTTCGCCAAGCTCACCGGCCGGTGCGTCGTGACGACCGTCGATCAGAGCAAGGGCGTCAAAGCGGGCCCGGAGCCACTGCGCACCCTGGCCGGCTACCGGCGCGGCCCGGACGGCGCCACTTTGTTCGGCTGCCAGTTCTCCGTGACCCGCGCCGGAAAGCTGGCGGTCGGCGATGAGGTGGACGTCATCGAGTGGGACGGGCCGCCGCCGGGGGAGTGA
- a CDS encoding SRPBCC family protein, protein MSDTEITITRDLDAPRETVWRVWTEPEYFARWFGAAPESVALDVRPGGAWTANVATPGGEMPMRGVYREVVGQERLVWTLDLPQGVMEMTATFAELGDGRTRVVLRQPAPPQEQCAQAEEGAAQLLDSFAKVLASV, encoded by the coding sequence ATGAGCGACACCGAGATCACCATCACCCGGGACCTGGACGCACCGCGCGAGACGGTGTGGCGGGTGTGGACCGAGCCGGAGTACTTCGCCCGCTGGTTCGGCGCCGCCCCCGAGTCCGTCGCCCTCGACGTCCGGCCGGGTGGCGCCTGGACGGCGAACGTGGCCACTCCCGGGGGCGAGATGCCGATGCGCGGCGTCTACCGCGAGGTGGTCGGCCAGGAGCGGCTGGTGTGGACCCTGGACCTTCCGCAGGGGGTCATGGAGATGACCGCCACCTTCGCCGAGCTGGGTGACGGCCGGACCCGGGTGGTGCTCCGGCAGCCGGCCCCGCCGCAGGAGCAGTGCGCCCAGGCCGAGGAGGGCGCCGCCCAGCTCCTGGACAGCTTCGCCAAGGTGCTCGCGTCGGTCTGA
- a CDS encoding DUF429 domain-containing protein, whose translation MGSRRDAFHTPPAPVCAGSPVVGVDACRTGWVAVTLCEEGRFAGADTAGGLSELLGRLPDAAVVAVDMPLGLLRAGWREAEALARAKVAPHGSRVFPVPPRGVWEADDYDDAKRISQRLTGGGLSRQTWGLAVKLREANACRDGGDHRLYEVHPEVSFAAVDEGRPVAWSKKGWNGQAVRRRLLEDQGIVLPDDLGPAGRVPSDDVLDAAVAAWSARRIALGTARSLPDPPQQADTGLSAAIWY comes from the coding sequence ATGGGTTCCCGCCGAGACGCTTTTCACACCCCGCCCGCACCCGTATGCGCCGGATCACCCGTCGTGGGGGTGGACGCCTGCCGTACCGGCTGGGTGGCCGTGACCCTGTGCGAGGAGGGCCGGTTCGCCGGGGCGGATACCGCCGGCGGGCTGAGCGAACTGCTCGGCAGGCTTCCGGACGCCGCCGTGGTGGCGGTCGACATGCCGCTGGGGCTGCTGAGGGCCGGATGGCGCGAGGCGGAGGCCCTGGCCCGCGCGAAGGTGGCCCCGCACGGCTCCCGGGTCTTCCCCGTGCCGCCGCGCGGGGTCTGGGAGGCGGATGACTACGACGACGCCAAGCGGATCTCCCAGCGGCTGACCGGTGGGGGGCTGAGCCGTCAGACCTGGGGGCTGGCGGTGAAGCTGCGCGAGGCCAATGCCTGCCGCGACGGGGGCGACCACCGGCTCTACGAGGTCCATCCCGAGGTCTCCTTCGCCGCCGTCGACGAGGGGCGGCCCGTGGCCTGGAGCAAGAAGGGCTGGAACGGCCAGGCCGTGCGCCGCCGGCTGCTGGAGGACCAGGGCATCGTCCTGCCCGACGACCTCGGACCGGCCGGCCGGGTGCCGTCCGACGATGTCCTGGACGCGGCGGTGGCGGCCTGGAGCGCGCGGCGCATCGCGCTCGGGACCGCCCGGAGCCTTCCCGATCCGCCTCAGCAGGCGGACACCGGGCTGTCCGCCGCGATCTGGTACTGA
- the nrfD gene encoding NrfD/PsrC family molybdoenzyme membrane anchor subunit, with protein sequence MSESDVTRDGIRGARPDRDALVGKGMGNGERRRRKGGKGRKGDQSMVPRAEFTSYYGRPVLNPPTWSARDVAGYLFLGGLAGAGSVLAAGAELTGRPVMARALKVSSVAALAGSTAALIHDLGRPERFANMLRVFKPTSPMSVGSWLLMVYGPMAGAAAASDLAGRLPRAGRAATVGAGLLGPAVASYTAVLAANTAVPAWHDGYREMPFVFIGSAATAASGMALLVSPVTENAPARGVAVLGTALETAAVKAMERRVGVVAETYREGRAGRLMRAAEALSAAGALGGALLGRRSRTAAALSGAALVAASVCTRFGVFHAGIRSAEDPKYTVLPQRERLDARRERLDARQDRPQDG encoded by the coding sequence ATGAGCGAGTCGGACGTCACCCGTGACGGCATCCGCGGCGCCCGGCCGGACCGTGACGCGCTGGTCGGCAAGGGGATGGGGAACGGCGAGCGGCGCCGCCGCAAGGGCGGAAAGGGCCGCAAGGGCGATCAGTCGATGGTCCCCCGGGCGGAGTTCACCTCGTACTACGGGCGGCCGGTGCTCAACCCGCCCACCTGGAGCGCCCGGGACGTCGCGGGCTACCTCTTCCTCGGTGGGCTCGCGGGCGCCGGCTCGGTGCTCGCGGCGGGTGCCGAGCTGACCGGCCGTCCGGTCATGGCCCGCGCGCTCAAGGTGTCCTCGGTGGCCGCCCTGGCCGGCTCCACCGCCGCGCTGATCCACGACCTCGGGCGCCCCGAGCGGTTCGCCAACATGCTGCGGGTCTTCAAGCCCACCTCGCCGATGAGCGTCGGCTCATGGCTGCTGATGGTCTACGGCCCGATGGCCGGTGCGGCCGCCGCCTCGGACCTGGCCGGGCGGCTGCCACGCGCCGGCCGGGCGGCCACGGTGGGCGCGGGGCTGCTGGGCCCGGCGGTGGCCTCGTACACGGCGGTGCTGGCCGCCAACACGGCCGTCCCCGCATGGCACGACGGCTACCGCGAAATGCCGTTCGTCTTCATCGGCTCGGCCGCCACGGCGGCGAGCGGCATGGCCCTGCTGGTCTCGCCGGTCACCGAGAACGCCCCGGCGCGCGGGGTCGCCGTCCTCGGTACGGCGCTGGAGACCGCCGCCGTCAAGGCCATGGAGCGGCGGGTCGGCGTGGTCGCCGAAACCTACCGCGAGGGCCGGGCGGGCCGGCTGATGCGCGCCGCCGAGGCACTTTCGGCGGCGGGCGCCCTCGGCGGCGCCCTCCTCGGCCGCCGCAGCCGCACCGCCGCGGCCCTCAGCGGCGCGGCCCTGGTGGCGGCCTCCGTCTGCACCCGTTTCGGGGTCTTCCACGCCGGGATCCGGTCGGCGGAGGACCCGAAGTACACGGTCCTGCCCCAGCGGGAACGACTCGACGCGCGACGGGAACGGCTCGACGCACGACAGGACCGGCCGCAGGACGGCTGA
- a CDS encoding Lrp/AsnC family transcriptional regulator — translation MADVPTTPPVLDAADLDLVAALQVAPRAPLSALAEVLGSSASTVGRRLTRLGEERLLRVIGQVEWPMLAEGNPMHLWVATAPGQAWQVARRLSELPEIPFVATTTGRTDVYCSLHATRRDRARELLMTRIPSVPGVRSAHTELVLRATAKSDSWRLRRLDDAQVRALREVTDPVAEPTAVTEFSDDELRAVELLRQDGRASAADVARGLGISRSTAYRLTQSLLQRGLVRPRVEIEPALLGHALEVVIELHAAPGAIQEVADALARHPSARYVSIVAGTSSVIHHGVFRDEDGLADLLTRDLAKLPGITACEVSVVLDVLRRYWIGREDGKLLSQDR, via the coding sequence ATGGCAGACGTTCCCACCACACCACCGGTACTCGACGCCGCCGACCTCGATCTGGTGGCCGCCCTGCAGGTGGCGCCGAGGGCGCCGCTGAGCGCGCTGGCCGAGGTGCTCGGCAGCTCGGCCAGCACCGTCGGCCGCCGGCTGACCAGGCTCGGGGAGGAACGGCTGCTGCGGGTGATCGGGCAGGTGGAGTGGCCGATGCTGGCCGAGGGCAACCCCATGCACCTGTGGGTGGCCACGGCCCCGGGGCAGGCGTGGCAGGTGGCACGGCGGCTGTCCGAGCTGCCCGAGATACCGTTCGTCGCCACGACCACGGGCCGCACCGATGTCTACTGCTCCCTGCACGCGACCCGGCGCGACCGGGCCCGGGAACTGCTGATGACCCGGATCCCCTCCGTCCCCGGTGTGCGGTCGGCCCATACCGAACTGGTGCTCAGGGCGACGGCGAAGTCCGACTCCTGGCGGCTGCGGAGGCTGGACGACGCCCAGGTGCGGGCGCTGCGGGAGGTCACCGATCCGGTGGCGGAGCCCACCGCCGTCACCGAGTTCAGCGATGACGAGCTGCGGGCCGTGGAACTGCTGCGCCAGGACGGCCGGGCGAGCGCCGCCGATGTGGCGCGCGGGCTCGGCATCAGCCGGTCCACCGCCTACCGGCTGACCCAGTCGCTCCTCCAGCGCGGTCTGGTACGGCCCCGGGTGGAGATCGAACCGGCGCTGCTCGGCCATGCGCTGGAGGTCGTGATCGAGCTGCATGCCGCGCCCGGGGCCATCCAGGAAGTGGCCGACGCGCTGGCCCGGCATCCCTCGGCGCGCTATGTCTCGATCGTCGCGGGCACCTCCTCGGTGATCCACCACGGGGTGTTCCGGGACGAGGACGGCCTCGCCGACCTGCTCACCCGCGATCTGGCGAAGCTCCCCGGCATCACCGCCTGCGAGGTGTCGGTGGTCCTCGATGTGCTGCGCCGGTACTGGATCGGCCGGGAGGACGGAAAACTGCTGAGCCAGGACCGATGA
- the fdh gene encoding formate dehydrogenase, giving the protein MGVRTWIQEWPVYRQLTGSDPLGRGAAATSAATREQRPRTVTADKVVKSVCPYCAVGCAQNVYVKDERVVQIEGDPDSPVSRGRLCPKGSASLQLTTGESRRHEVLYRRPYGTEWERLDLDTAMDMVAERVVRTRREGWQWEQDGVSVNRTLGIASLGGATLDNEENYLIKKLWTGLGVIQVENQARVCHSSTVAGLGTSFGRGGATTFLQDLQNSDCIVIEGSNFAEAHPVGFQWVMEAKARGAKVIHVDPRFSRTSALADLYVPIRAGTDIAFLGGIINHVLTGGHDFRDYVLEYTNASTIVGEEFEDTEDLAGIFSGLDPETGHYDISTWSYEGAQVQAPQGAPDELYEERTRKGASVSTAAYSESHGSGGAPIPPEVPADRTLEHPRCVYQILKRHFSRYTPEMVEETCGIPQDTFLEVCRALVENSGPDRTSEFVYAVGWTQHTVGAQYIRTASILQLLLGNIGRPGGGIQALRGHASIQGSSDIPTLFNVLPGYIPMPHAHAHEDLDTFVEAIKTDKGFWGEMRSYVVSLLKAYYGDAAHAGNDYCFDHLPRLTGSHSTYHTVKEMLNGVCKGFFLMGENPAVGSANTKMQRLGMANLDWLVVRDFSLIESATWWKDGPEIETGELRTEDIATEVFFFPAAAHTEKSGSFTNTNRMLQWHFAAKEPDGEARSDLWFMYHLGRLVKERLKDSTDPMDRAVHDLAWSYPTEGPLAEPSAEAVLAEINGRDARGAPLSAYTQLKDDGSTSCGCWIYCGVYADGVNQAARRKPHTEQDWIAAEWAWAWPANRRILYNRASADPAGRPWSERKALVWWDASQERWTGHDIPDFIPDRAPAYRPPEDARGPDALSGVDPFIMQADGKGWLYAPAGLVDGPMPTHYEPQDSPVRNPLYPEQQRNPVREVISDEHNAFHPSGDEPGSEVFPYMITTYRLTEHFTAGGMSRWTPYLAELQPEFFCEVSPELARERHLEHTGWATLVSARGVIEARVMVTERMSPIRAGGRTVHQIGLPYHWGPNGYTRGDAANELSAIVLDPNVHIQEVKALSADIRPGRRPRGPELTALLEDYRRRAGITARTGTEVRG; this is encoded by the coding sequence ATGGGCGTACGTACATGGATTCAGGAATGGCCTGTCTACCGCCAGCTGACCGGAAGCGACCCACTCGGCCGCGGCGCCGCCGCCACCTCGGCCGCCACCCGTGAGCAGCGGCCCCGCACCGTCACCGCCGACAAGGTGGTCAAGTCGGTGTGCCCCTACTGCGCGGTGGGGTGCGCCCAGAACGTCTATGTGAAGGACGAGCGGGTGGTGCAGATCGAGGGCGACCCCGACTCACCGGTCAGCCGCGGCCGGCTGTGCCCCAAGGGCTCGGCGTCCCTCCAGCTCACCACCGGCGAGTCCCGGCGCCACGAGGTGCTCTACCGCCGCCCGTACGGCACCGAATGGGAGCGGCTGGACCTGGACACCGCGATGGACATGGTGGCCGAACGGGTGGTCCGCACCCGTCGCGAGGGCTGGCAGTGGGAGCAGGACGGGGTCAGCGTCAACCGCACCCTGGGGATCGCCAGCCTCGGCGGCGCCACGTTGGACAACGAAGAGAACTACCTCATCAAAAAGTTGTGGACGGGGCTCGGGGTGATCCAGGTGGAGAACCAGGCCCGGGTCTGCCACTCCTCCACCGTCGCCGGGCTCGGCACCTCCTTCGGCCGCGGCGGCGCCACCACCTTTCTGCAGGATCTGCAGAACTCGGACTGCATCGTGATCGAGGGCTCCAACTTCGCCGAGGCCCACCCCGTGGGCTTCCAGTGGGTGATGGAGGCCAAGGCGCGCGGCGCCAAGGTCATCCATGTCGATCCGCGCTTCAGCCGTACCAGCGCGCTGGCCGATCTGTATGTGCCGATCCGGGCCGGCACCGACATCGCCTTTCTCGGCGGCATCATCAACCATGTGCTCACCGGCGGCCACGACTTCCGCGACTACGTCCTGGAGTACACCAACGCCTCGACCATCGTCGGCGAGGAGTTCGAGGACACCGAGGACCTGGCGGGGATCTTCTCCGGCCTCGACCCGGAGACCGGCCACTACGACATCTCCACCTGGAGCTACGAGGGCGCGCAGGTCCAGGCGCCGCAGGGAGCGCCCGACGAGCTGTACGAGGAGCGCACCCGCAAGGGCGCGTCTGTCTCGACAGCGGCCTACTCCGAGTCCCATGGCTCCGGCGGCGCGCCCATCCCCCCGGAGGTCCCCGCCGACCGCACCCTGGAGCATCCGCGCTGCGTCTATCAGATCCTCAAGCGCCACTTCTCCCGCTACACGCCCGAGATGGTCGAGGAGACCTGCGGGATTCCCCAGGACACTTTCCTGGAGGTGTGCCGCGCACTGGTGGAGAACTCCGGCCCGGACCGCACCTCGGAGTTCGTGTACGCCGTCGGCTGGACCCAGCACACCGTGGGCGCCCAGTACATCCGCACCGCGAGCATCCTTCAGCTGCTGCTCGGCAACATCGGCCGCCCCGGCGGCGGCATCCAGGCGCTGCGCGGCCACGCCAGCATCCAGGGCTCCAGCGACATCCCGACCCTGTTCAACGTGCTCCCCGGCTACATCCCGATGCCGCACGCCCACGCGCATGAGGACCTGGACACCTTCGTCGAGGCCATAAAGACCGACAAGGGGTTCTGGGGCGAGATGCGCTCCTATGTCGTCAGCCTGCTCAAGGCGTACTACGGCGACGCCGCGCACGCCGGCAACGACTACTGCTTCGATCATCTGCCCCGGCTGACCGGCTCCCACAGCACGTACCACACCGTGAAGGAGATGCTGAACGGAGTCTGCAAGGGCTTCTTCCTGATGGGTGAGAACCCCGCCGTGGGCTCGGCCAACACCAAGATGCAGCGGCTGGGCATGGCCAACCTGGACTGGCTGGTGGTCCGCGACTTCTCCCTCATCGAATCCGCCACCTGGTGGAAGGACGGACCGGAGATCGAGACCGGCGAGCTGCGCACCGAGGACATCGCCACCGAGGTGTTCTTCTTCCCCGCCGCCGCCCACACCGAGAAGTCCGGCTCCTTCACCAACACCAACCGGATGCTGCAGTGGCATTTCGCCGCCAAGGAGCCGGACGGCGAGGCGCGCAGCGATCTGTGGTTCATGTACCACCTGGGCCGGCTGGTCAAGGAGCGGCTGAAGGACTCCACCGACCCCATGGACCGGGCCGTCCACGATCTGGCCTGGTCCTATCCCACCGAGGGCCCGCTCGCCGAGCCCAGTGCCGAGGCGGTCCTGGCCGAGATCAACGGCCGCGACGCGCGGGGTGCGCCGCTCAGCGCGTACACCCAGCTCAAGGACGACGGCTCCACCTCCTGCGGCTGCTGGATCTACTGCGGGGTGTACGCCGACGGCGTCAACCAGGCCGCCCGCCGTAAACCCCATACCGAGCAGGACTGGATCGCCGCCGAATGGGCCTGGGCCTGGCCCGCCAACCGGCGCATCCTCTACAACCGCGCCTCGGCCGATCCCGCCGGCCGGCCGTGGAGCGAGCGCAAGGCGCTGGTGTGGTGGGACGCGAGCCAGGAGCGGTGGACCGGCCATGACATCCCGGACTTCATCCCCGACCGGGCGCCCGCCTACCGCCCGCCCGAGGACGCCCGGGGCCCGGACGCGCTCAGCGGAGTGGATCCGTTCATCATGCAGGCCGACGGCAAGGGATGGCTGTACGCCCCGGCCGGGCTGGTGGACGGTCCGATGCCGACGCACTACGAGCCGCAGGACTCACCGGTGCGCAATCCCCTCTACCCGGAGCAGCAGCGCAACCCGGTCCGGGAGGTGATCTCCGATGAGCACAACGCCTTCCATCCCAGCGGGGACGAGCCGGGCAGCGAGGTGTTCCCGTACATGATCACCACCTACCGGCTCACCGAGCACTTCACGGCGGGCGGGATGAGCCGCTGGACGCCGTATCTGGCCGAGCTGCAGCCGGAGTTCTTCTGCGAGGTCTCTCCCGAGCTGGCCCGCGAGCGGCATCTGGAGCACACCGGCTGGGCCACGCTGGTCAGCGCGCGCGGGGTGATCGAGGCCCGGGTGATGGTCACCGAGCGGATGTCCCCGATCAGGGCCGGGGGCCGCACGGTGCATCAGATCGGGCTGCCGTACCACTGGGGCCCCAATGGCTACACCCGCGGGGACGCCGCCAATGAGCTGTCCGCGATCGTCCTCGACCCGAATGTCCACATCCAGGAGGTGAAGGCGCTGAGCGCCGACATCCGTCCCGGCCGCCGCCCCCGCGGCCCGGAGCTGACGGCTCTACTCGAAGACTATCGGCGGCGCGCCGGGATCACGGCGCGGACCGGAACGGAGGTGCGGGGATGA
- a CDS encoding 4Fe-4S dicluster domain-containing protein: MTDTSRRSSLIGRNLLAGAEPDVAGDAGHDGHPPRVGFFTDTSVCIGCKACEVACKEWNAIPEDGLDFTGMSFDNTQGLDASSWRHVAFIEQSKPLGRAEAAVDHSDVDVLALAAQGSGTPVGEAAITPTSPAPSPSADGQTGLRWLMASDVCKHCTHAACLDVCPTGALFRTEFGTVVVQDDICNGCGYCVAACPYGVIDVRPEDGGAHKCTLCYDRLGAGQEPACAKACPTDSIQFGPLDELRERAAARVEELHRVGVEDARLYGHDPEDGVGGDGAFFLLLDEPEVYGLPPDPVVTTRDLPSMWRHAGAAALALLGGVAAVFAANAGMSGRRTGRRGR; the protein is encoded by the coding sequence ATGACCGACACCTCCCGGCGCTCGTCACTGATCGGCCGCAATCTGCTGGCCGGAGCCGAACCGGACGTGGCCGGGGACGCCGGACACGACGGGCATCCGCCCCGGGTCGGCTTCTTCACCGACACCTCGGTGTGCATCGGCTGCAAGGCGTGCGAGGTGGCGTGCAAGGAGTGGAACGCCATCCCGGAGGACGGGCTGGACTTCACCGGCATGTCCTTCGACAACACCCAGGGCCTTGACGCCTCCAGCTGGCGCCATGTGGCCTTCATCGAGCAGAGCAAGCCGCTGGGCCGGGCCGAGGCGGCGGTCGACCACAGCGATGTCGATGTGCTGGCCCTCGCGGCGCAGGGCTCCGGGACCCCGGTCGGGGAGGCGGCGATCACCCCCACCTCCCCGGCGCCCTCCCCGTCCGCCGACGGGCAGACCGGGCTGCGCTGGCTGATGGCCTCGGACGTGTGCAAGCACTGCACCCACGCGGCGTGCCTGGATGTGTGTCCGACCGGTGCGCTGTTCCGCACCGAGTTCGGGACCGTGGTGGTCCAGGACGACATCTGCAACGGCTGCGGCTACTGCGTGGCCGCGTGTCCGTACGGGGTCATCGATGTGCGGCCCGAGGACGGCGGGGCCCATAAGTGCACCCTGTGCTACGACCGGCTCGGCGCCGGCCAGGAGCCCGCGTGCGCCAAGGCATGCCCCACCGACTCCATCCAGTTCGGCCCCCTGGACGAGTTGCGCGAGCGCGCCGCCGCCCGGGTCGAGGAGCTGCACCGGGTGGGGGTGGAGGACGCCCGGCTGTACGGACACGACCCGGAGGACGGTGTCGGCGGCGACGGCGCCTTCTTCCTGCTGCTGGACGAGCCGGAGGTGTACGGGCTGCCACCGGACCCGGTCGTCACCACCCGTGATCTGCCCTCGATGTGGCGGCACGCGGGCGCCGCGGCGCTGGCCCTGCTCGGCGGCGTGGCCGCCGTGTTCGCGGCAAACGCCGGCATGAGCGGGCGCCGTACCGGAAGGAGGGGCCGATGA